CCTCCCGCGTCTCCAGGTTGTCCAGGTTGGCGCCGCGCCCATGGACCTCCTCGTCGATGCTGTGCCCCGTGCGGTGGAGGAAGCGCTCGCCCAGCCCCGCCGCGCGGATGGGCCGCCGCGCCGCCTCGTCCGCCTCCCAGCCCTGGACGGGCCGGCTTTCCCCCTGGCGGTCCGCCACCAGCCGGCGCACCGCCCGGCGGGCGTCGCGCACCAGGGTCCAGACCTCGCCCACGCGGTCGGGGACGGTGCCGCCCGTGAAGCCCATCCAGGTCTGGTCGGCGTAGACGGCGCCGGGACGGTCCAGCTTGGCCCACAGGTCGATGAGGAGGACCCGCTCCCGCTCGATGGGGGAGCGGCCGGCCGGCTCGTGGTGGGGATCGGCGCTGTGGCGGCCGCCGGCCACGATGGGGTCGTGGTCCCAGACCAGCCCGGCGGCCAGGAAGCGCTCCTTGATGAAGGCCTGCAGGCCGCATTCGTCCAGGGGGTGTCCCTCGCGCAGGGAGCGGCCGGCCAGGGCGAAGGCGTCGGCCGCGATGTCACGCAGCATGGCGGCGGCCTCCAGGTGGCTGTGCAGCTGGTCGGGCGCCAGGCGGGCGCCCACCGCCTGCGCCAGGTCGCCGCTGGAGACCACCTCCGGCCCCAGGCTGCGCACCAGGTCCACCGTGCCCGCATCCACCAGGGAGAGGGTGGGGATGGCGCCCAGGGGGCTGGTCTCCATCGCCACGCGGCGCGCGCCCGCCAGCAGGCGGGCCAGCTCCTCGCGCAGGGACTGGTGGGAGAGGTAGTGGCGGCTGAGGCCGGGCAGGCTGGCCAGGGTGCGGGATTCGATGCGGTGCTCGAGCCGGACGGGCTGGCCCGCGGCGGGGATCCAGTACCAGGCGCGGCGGGTGCGGATCTGGCCGGGGGGCAGGCCCAGGAGGCGTTCCGCCACGGGATTGCGATCCTTCAACACGAAGAAGAGCCAGCCGTCCAGGCCCTCGCGGCGCAGCAGTTCCTGGATTTGCTCCAGCGAGCAGGTCATGTTTCCTCCGCGCCATGTACCGGACGGCTTGTCCGCCAGCTGGCGCGGGCATTCTGGCAAATTGTGGACGGAAACCGAAGGTGGCGGCGGGGGGGCCTTCGATCCGATCCCGATAGCGATATCGATAGCGATCCCGATAGCGATAGCGATAGCGATGCAAAGGGGAATGGGCATGATCTATCTCGACCACAATGCGTCCACGCCCCTGGCCCCCGAGGTCAAGGCGGCCATGCTGCCCTGGCTGGATGGCGCCACGGGCAATCCCTCCAGCGGCCACGCCTTCGGCCAGGCCTGCCGGGCGGCCGTGGAGCGAGCCCGCCGCCAGGTGGCCGCCCTGCTGGGCTGCCATCCCATCGAGATCCTCTTTACCAGCGGCGGCACCGAGGCCAACAACTGGGTCCTCCAGGGCCTGGCCCGCCGTTTCGGCCCCTGCCACATGGTGGTCGGCGCCGTGGAGCACCCGGCC
The DNA window shown above is from bacterium and carries:
- a CDS encoding M24 family metallopeptidase, producing the protein MTCSLEQIQELLRREGLDGWLFFVLKDRNPVAERLLGLPPGQIRTRRAWYWIPAAGQPVRLEHRIESRTLASLPGLSRHYLSHQSLREELARLLAGARRVAMETSPLGAIPTLSLVDAGTVDLVRSLGPEVVSSGDLAQAVGARLAPDQLHSHLEAAAMLRDIAADAFALAGRSLREGHPLDECGLQAFIKERFLAAGLVWDHDPIVAGGRHSADPHHEPAGRSPIERERVLLIDLWAKLDRPGAVYADQTWMGFTGGTVPDRVGEVWTLVRDARRAVRRLVADRQGESRPVQGWEADEAARRPIRAAGLGERFLHRTGHSIDEEVHGRGANLDNLETREERRLIPGTVMSVEPGVYLDEFGIRSEYDLLIDLAGEVQVAAGTDQEDLILVR